In Campylobacter mucosalis, a single window of DNA contains:
- a CDS encoding bifunctional diguanylate cyclase/phosphodiesterase — translation MTLFKQILIAFVALGIVIFTAVGYLNFRNLNDYIQTQLGTNARHTANSLGLSIKPVIDPDDLSMVEVMINSMFDSGYYQLIKLDDVDGKELVKSEQKLSLDGIPGWFVNLVKLKSPIESSEIMTGWAKFGTLYVQSSSGLAYYELYNGLKNIFYALSIIFGIAIVFVYFGLKVIFKPLVKVKDQAEAILDNKFIIQDKFPFTTDLKQMVLAMNTIVGRVKDIFEREAKTLNKYQELLYKDSMTGVYNRRYFQTKFDEYIASEELSSGSMIMIGFKDLVNLKKILGFEKWQSLVIKIAKNLQDRANESKYTILLARLNDNDFVLLAPNANSANLESLTKQIMADFVSCFENFGSEVLDNCKVNAAIVDYDRESSLGTMLTTADVTLANARLNSNFSYKIYEKAKNNIILGKEQYKELIFKSMQDDKFKFAAQKVVEINGEFEQYELYLRLVDSENKWQMASYFMPMVNELELGATLDIHVLNRVATCISNGTLSKDTSIAVNLGKEMISKENESKLVMALKKILSVTKQKIYLEIPNKDDMQLQSVVDFSNMVKNLGFGLGLDHFDFSAKGIEKLKEINPNYVKIQAGSIIDFFSESDSEHTRKSLEVVMESKGIKLIAIGVENEAQKAKLLELGISSMQGNYIDDTKNIG, via the coding sequence ATGACACTTTTTAAACAAATTTTGATAGCCTTTGTGGCTCTTGGTATCGTGATATTTACTGCTGTTGGTTACTTAAATTTTAGAAATTTAAATGACTATATTCAAACTCAACTAGGCACAAATGCTAGACATACTGCAAATTCACTGGGGCTTTCTATAAAGCCGGTTATTGATCCAGATGATTTATCTATGGTTGAAGTTATGATAAATTCTATGTTTGATAGCGGTTATTATCAGCTTATAAAACTTGATGACGTGGATGGCAAAGAGCTTGTAAAGAGTGAGCAAAAACTATCATTAGATGGCATACCAGGCTGGTTTGTAAATCTTGTAAAGCTAAAATCTCCTATTGAAAGCTCAGAGATTATGACTGGCTGGGCGAAATTTGGCACACTTTACGTGCAAAGTAGCTCAGGACTTGCGTATTATGAGCTTTATAATGGTCTTAAAAATATTTTTTATGCCTTAAGTATCATATTTGGCATAGCTATCGTGTTTGTATATTTTGGCTTAAAAGTGATATTTAAGCCACTTGTTAAGGTTAAAGATCAAGCTGAGGCGATCTTAGATAACAAATTTATCATACAGGATAAATTTCCATTTACCACCGACCTAAAACAGATGGTTCTTGCTATGAATACAATAGTTGGTAGGGTAAAGGACATATTTGAACGAGAGGCGAAAACCCTTAATAAATACCAAGAGCTTTTATACAAAGATAGTATGACTGGCGTTTATAATAGACGATATTTTCAGACGAAATTTGATGAGTATATCGCTAGTGAGGAGCTTTCAAGCGGTTCTATGATTATGATTGGTTTTAAAGATCTTGTAAATCTTAAAAAGATACTTGGCTTTGAAAAATGGCAGAGTTTGGTCATTAAAATTGCTAAAAATTTACAAGATAGAGCAAATGAGTCAAAATACACGATACTTCTAGCCAGACTAAACGACAACGACTTTGTCCTTTTAGCGCCAAATGCAAATTCTGCAAATTTAGAATCCCTAACTAAACAGATTATGGCTGATTTTGTATCTTGCTTTGAAAATTTTGGTAGCGAAGTTTTGGATAATTGCAAAGTAAATGCAGCGATAGTTGATTACGATAGAGAGAGTAGTTTAGGTACTATGCTAACGACGGCTGACGTTACTTTGGCAAACGCTAGACTTAATTCAAATTTCAGCTATAAAATTTATGAAAAAGCAAAAAATAATATCATACTTGGCAAAGAGCAATACAAAGAGCTTATCTTTAAATCTATGCAAGATGATAAGTTTAAATTTGCGGCTCAAAAGGTTGTTGAGATTAATGGCGAGTTTGAGCAATACGAGCTTTATCTTCGTTTGGTTGATAGTGAAAACAAATGGCAAATGGCGTCATATTTTATGCCTATGGTAAATGAGCTAGAGCTTGGTGCTACACTTGATATTCACGTTTTAAACAGGGTTGCTACTTGCATATCAAACGGCACACTCTCAAAAGATACGTCAATAGCCGTGAATTTAGGTAAAGAGATGATAAGCAAAGAGAATGAGTCAAAACTCGTAATGGCGCTTAAGAAAATTTTATCTGTGACCAAGCAGAAAATTTACCTTGAGATACCAAACAAAGATGATATGCAATTACAAAGTGTTGTAGATTTTAGTAATATGGTTAAAAATTTAGGCTTTGGACTTGGGCTTGACCATTTTGACTTTAGCGCAAAAGGCATTGAAAAATTAAAAGAGATAAATCCTAATTACGTTAAAATTCAAGCAGGAAGTATCATAGACTTCTTTAGCGAAAGCGATAGTGAGCATACGAGAAAATCCCTAGAGGTCGTAATGGAATCAAAAGGGATAAAACTTATAGCTATAGGCGTTGAAAACGAAGCTCAAAAGGCAAAACTACTTGAGCTTGGTATAAGTAGTATGCAAGGAAACTATATAGACGATACTAAAAATATTGGATAA
- a CDS encoding transglutaminase-like cysteine peptidase — translation MNRIKNENFNRKLELVNDYINTIMPRYDNFYNTNVDIWSTRGEFLRRGGGDCEEYAITKKESLKDLGISNQHCLLVVKEKFSGSYHMVLAVWESPKKEPLILDNLSFKVLPLSKRYDLQPTYCLKDGKYYKIKKDGINLEQLNIRMDTYEKLLKKEENEIFWKR, via the coding sequence ATGAACAGAATTAAAAACGAAAATTTTAACCGCAAACTAGAGCTGGTAAATGACTATATCAATACCATTATGCCAAGATATGATAATTTTTATAATACAAATGTCGATATTTGGAGCACTCGCGGAGAATTTTTAAGGCGTGGCGGTGGAGATTGCGAAGAGTATGCGATAACAAAAAAAGAGAGCTTAAAAGATCTTGGAATTTCAAATCAGCATTGTTTGCTTGTCGTAAAAGAGAAATTCTCTGGTAGCTATCATATGGTACTTGCCGTTTGGGAAAGCCCTAAAAAGGAGCCACTAATACTTGATAATCTAAGCTTTAAAGTACTACCGCTTTCTAAAAGATATGATCTGCAACCGACATATTGCCTAAAAGACGGCAAATACTACAAAATCAAAAAAGACGGCATAAATTTAGAGCAACTAAATATCAGAATGGACACATACGAAAAACTGCTCAAAAAAGAGGAAAATGAGATATTTTGGAAACGTTAG
- a CDS encoding HlyD family type I secretion periplasmic adaptor subunit translates to MQEQDKVKQDEIKEQTAGSTPEVSEKKEEQRQPVDIKTQENSSASITDSVKSIRESIKKKDYDAYDIRFMSSLSEAVLAKTPSNSKKVLYAVAFTVIWLIVWASQAEIDEITRGTGKIIPSGKNQAIQNLEGGIVEQIFVREGDEVKKDQVILKIDNKNFSSSYGESQLRLDELNAKFLRLEAEANDKEFSEETTKDFNNTRAITYELSLYASNQERLREQIQILNEQISQRKSELNELQNKIAQTQTSYNLALKEKSITEPLFRKGLVSEIEYIQLQRKLSDLKGELDAAKLSIPRIESTIKEVENKISEARAAFRSDAKKQLTEVSAEISRINESQINLSDRVERTFVRSPVDGIVSKLMVNTVSGVIKPGENIAEIVPLEDKLVAEIKVKPADVAFLRPGLSTMVKFTAYDFSIYGGLTGKVTQISADTETNEKTGESHYLVRIETDKNYLGSEEKPLRIKVGMVVNADIITGKKTILDYLLKPILKAKQNALTER, encoded by the coding sequence ATGCAAGAACAAGATAAAGTAAAACAAGACGAGATAAAAGAGCAAACAGCGGGTAGCACTCCTGAGGTTAGTGAGAAAAAAGAGGAGCAAAGGCAGCCTGTTGATATTAAAACGCAAGAAAATAGTAGTGCAAGTATCACAGATAGTGTAAAAAGCATACGAGAGAGCATAAAAAAGAAAGATTATGATGCGTATGATATACGTTTTATGTCAAGTCTCTCTGAGGCGGTTTTAGCCAAGACGCCTTCAAATTCTAAAAAGGTGCTATACGCGGTCGCTTTTACTGTTATTTGGCTTATTGTGTGGGCGTCTCAAGCTGAAATAGATGAGATTACAAGAGGAACTGGAAAGATCATACCATCTGGCAAAAATCAAGCCATACAAAACCTAGAAGGCGGTATCGTTGAGCAAATTTTTGTAAGAGAGGGCGATGAGGTCAAAAAAGATCAGGTTATCCTTAAAATAGATAATAAAAATTTCTCAAGTAGTTATGGTGAGTCGCAGTTAAGATTAGATGAGTTAAATGCTAAATTTTTAAGGCTTGAAGCAGAGGCGAACGATAAGGAATTTAGCGAAGAAACGACCAAGGATTTTAACAATACAAGAGCCATAACTTACGAGCTTAGTCTGTATGCTTCAAATCAAGAGCGTTTAAGAGAGCAGATACAAATTTTAAATGAGCAAATTTCACAAAGAAAAAGTGAGTTAAATGAGCTTCAAAATAAAATTGCACAGACGCAGACTAGCTACAATCTTGCTTTAAAAGAAAAAAGTATCACCGAACCGCTTTTTAGAAAAGGACTAGTAAGTGAGATAGAGTATATTCAGTTGCAAAGAAAACTAAGCGATCTAAAGGGCGAGCTAGATGCAGCAAAACTCTCGATACCTAGGATAGAATCCACTATTAAAGAGGTGGAGAATAAAATAAGCGAGGCAAGGGCTGCATTTAGAAGCGATGCTAAAAAACAGCTTACCGAAGTTTCTGCTGAAATTTCAAGAATAAATGAGTCGCAGATTAACCTAAGCGACAGAGTTGAAAGAACATTTGTCCGCTCGCCAGTTGATGGTATAGTTAGTAAGCTAATGGTAAATACCGTTTCTGGTGTCATTAAGCCTGGAGAGAATATCGCTGAGATAGTTCCGCTAGAGGATAAGCTTGTTGCAGAGATTAAAGTAAAACCAGCGGATGTAGCATTTTTGCGCCCAGGGCTTAGCACTATGGTTAAATTTACAGCCTATGATTTTAGTATTTATGGAGGTTTAACTGGAAAAGTTACGCAGATAAGTGCCGATACTGAAACAAACGAAAAAACAGGCGAGAGTCACTATCTTGTCCGTATAGAAACTGATAAAAACTACCTAGGAAGCGAGGAAAAACCTCTACGTATAAAAGTCGGTATGGTCGTGAATGCAGATATTATTACTGGTAAGAAAACCATTCTTGATTATCTGCTAAAACCTATTTTAAAAGCAAAGCAAAATGCTTTAACGGAGAGATAA
- a CDS encoding helix-turn-helix transcriptional regulator, with product MKLVLFTKNNSLQSLWKSYKFNKNPTFVHSQDELIKNLKDPKGVILGLDVAVLPNINAFIKDLLSKFSDVKILALANEPNFINGKLLLAYGVKGYANSHMQEIHFNDAVSTIINGNVWIYPEFIQQMIGEIVVSNAPAKSNDVFEQLSAREKEIAEFIYKGMSNKEISEISGITLRTVKAHTTAIYSKIGVKDRLGLVLLRQKQDA from the coding sequence ATGAAATTAGTTTTATTTACAAAAAATAATTCATTACAAAGCTTATGGAAGAGCTACAAATTTAATAAAAATCCGACATTTGTTCATAGTCAAGATGAGTTGATAAAAAATCTAAAAGACCCAAAGGGTGTTATTTTGGGACTTGATGTTGCTGTATTGCCAAATATCAATGCTTTTATTAAAGATTTGCTATCAAAATTTAGCGATGTTAAAATTTTAGCATTGGCAAATGAGCCAAATTTTATAAACGGCAAACTCCTACTTGCTTATGGCGTTAAAGGGTATGCTAACTCGCACATGCAAGAGATTCACTTTAATGACGCGGTAAGTACGATCATTAATGGCAATGTTTGGATATATCCTGAGTTTATTCAGCAGATGATTGGCGAGATCGTCGTTTCTAACGCTCCTGCTAAGAGCAATGACGTTTTTGAGCAACTTAGCGCAAGAGAAAAAGAGATCGCAGAGTTTATCTATAAAGGTATGAGCAACAAAGAAATTTCAGAAATTTCTGGGATCACGCTAAGAACGGTTAAGGCTCACACAACAGCGATATATTCAAAAATAGGCGTTAAAGATAGATTGGGACTTGTGTTGTTAAGACAAAAGCAAGATGCTTAA
- a CDS encoding DUF5416 family protein, with amino-acid sequence MHTAYYAQNFSSYEIRPTGISGFFSISSDSQTDLVNFDTTNFVFKDCTKSYNELFGDFAQIFKFGKEIGCDKDVELIKILIQGYDENSDSLVFDSLALSSPYRYSIANKAIEVSFNFSKDDDVSKFLSSLTYRYTFGDTDEVRRIFVYINGELSYDKILKSQERMI; translated from the coding sequence ATGCACACTGCATATTATGCGCAAAATTTTAGCTCTTATGAGATAAGACCAACTGGTATTAGCGGTTTTTTTAGCATAAGTAGCGATAGCCAAACGGATCTTGTAAATTTTGATACGACAAATTTTGTATTTAAGGATTGCACAAAAAGCTACAACGAGCTTTTTGGCGATTTTGCTCAAATATTTAAATTTGGAAAAGAGATTGGTTGCGATAAAGATGTGGAGTTGATTAAAATTTTGATACAAGGTTACGACGAGAACAGCGATAGCTTGGTGTTTGATAGCTTGGCATTAAGCAGTCCTTATAGGTATTCAATAGCAAATAAGGCGATCGAGGTTAGTTTTAACTTTTCTAAAGACGATGATGTGTCAAAATTTTTATCTAGCTTAACATATAGATATACTTTTGGCGATACAGATGAGGTGCGTAGGATATTTGTTTATATCAACGGAGAGCTATCGTATGATAAAATTTTAAAATCACAAGAGAGGATGATATGA
- a CDS encoding type I secretion system permease/ATPase has translation MSKEKKKDELLECLVIFTKLHNNPYSADALTTGLPVQDGEEVELFSLNGSKSLFSRAAARAGFASTLVRRQIEEISPLVLPCILVLRGKRACILQSISPDRNTASIITPEIGSGASTISVEKLKDEYLGYAYYLKREFVPDETTSSTHLIDTGSEHWFWGTLKRSSKIYFDVILASFVISLFVLATPIFTMNVYDRVVPNNAVETLWVLALGVSIVYGIDLFLKFVRSYFLEVAGKKSDIIMSSLIFERVMDMKFNNRPKSVGSFANNLRDFDTIRNFFSSASLAAIVDLPFAVIFLLVTYFIGGYLVFVPIVTIMIILGYTFSIKTPLQKAIKSTSEASAKKSGILIESLNALETIKTLGASGHVQWNWEEATGEIANRSIKSKMITTSITTITAFLVQLNTIAIIVIGVYMIKDMSLTMGGLIASVMLSSRAIAPMGQVAALVANFEQTKVAYESVNNIMNMPVERPEGKKFVRRNSFEGRIEFKNVSFTYPDTTKGSLDRVNFVINTGERVAIIGRNGSGKTTIQKLILGLYSPTEGSVLIDNIDINQIDPADLRRNIGYVPQDILLFKGTVRENIVQKAPYVDDMQIIKAAKLSGVDEYVNAHPLGFDMPVLERGDGISGGQRQSIALARAFLLDTSIMMLDEPTNSLDNTVENKLKANLKTYMAGKTMILVTHKTSLLDLVDRIMVIDNGKILLDGPRDDVLAKLSGN, from the coding sequence ATGAGCAAAGAGAAGAAAAAAGATGAATTACTAGAGTGTTTGGTAATATTTACCAAGCTACACAACAACCCATATAGTGCGGACGCCCTAACTACGGGTTTACCAGTTCAAGATGGTGAAGAAGTGGAGCTGTTTTCGCTAAATGGCTCAAAGTCGCTTTTCTCGCGTGCCGCGGCTCGTGCCGGTTTTGCGTCTACACTTGTAAGAAGACAGATAGAGGAGATATCTCCGCTTGTTTTGCCTTGCATTTTGGTTTTACGTGGCAAAAGAGCGTGTATACTTCAAAGTATAAGCCCTGATAGAAATACCGCAAGTATAATAACTCCTGAGATAGGCTCTGGTGCTAGCACTATATCGGTAGAGAAGCTAAAAGATGAGTATTTAGGATATGCTTACTATCTAAAAAGAGAGTTTGTCCCTGATGAAACTACAAGCTCAACGCACCTTATTGATACTGGTAGTGAGCATTGGTTTTGGGGAACTTTAAAACGCTCTAGCAAAATTTATTTTGATGTTATATTGGCTAGTTTTGTTATTAGTTTATTCGTTTTGGCTACTCCTATTTTTACTATGAACGTTTATGATAGGGTTGTTCCAAATAATGCCGTTGAAACACTGTGGGTTCTTGCTCTTGGCGTTAGTATAGTTTATGGTATAGATCTGTTTTTGAAATTTGTTCGCTCATATTTTCTTGAAGTTGCTGGTAAAAAGAGCGATATTATTATGAGTTCGCTTATTTTTGAGCGAGTTATGGATATGAAATTTAACAACAGACCAAAATCCGTAGGCTCTTTTGCTAATAACTTAAGAGATTTTGATACTATAAGAAATTTCTTCTCATCAGCTTCTCTTGCAGCTATTGTTGATTTACCGTTTGCTGTGATATTTTTGTTGGTTACATATTTTATTGGTGGATATTTAGTTTTTGTTCCAATAGTTACCATAATGATAATACTAGGTTATACTTTTTCTATCAAGACACCTTTGCAAAAGGCGATAAAAAGCACATCTGAAGCCTCTGCAAAGAAAAGCGGTATATTAATTGAGAGCCTAAATGCACTTGAAACCATAAAAACACTTGGTGCTAGTGGACACGTCCAGTGGAACTGGGAAGAGGCAACTGGCGAGATAGCAAATAGAAGCATAAAATCTAAGATGATAACGACCTCTATCACGACAATTACGGCATTTTTGGTGCAGTTAAATACCATTGCTATTATCGTTATTGGCGTATATATGATAAAAGATATGAGTCTTACTATGGGTGGTCTTATCGCTTCTGTAATGCTTAGTTCGCGTGCTATTGCTCCTATGGGTCAAGTTGCTGCATTGGTTGCAAATTTTGAACAGACTAAAGTTGCGTATGAAAGTGTAAATAACATAATGAATATGCCTGTTGAGCGACCTGAGGGCAAGAAATTTGTAAGACGAAATTCATTTGAGGGTAGAATAGAGTTTAAAAACGTTAGCTTTACATACCCTGATACGACAAAGGGATCGCTTGATAGGGTAAATTTTGTGATAAATACCGGAGAAAGAGTTGCCATTATAGGTAGAAATGGATCTGGAAAAACAACGATACAAAAGCTTATTTTGGGACTTTACTCTCCTACTGAAGGTTCTGTTTTGATTGATAATATCGATATAAACCAAATAGATCCAGCAGATTTACGTAGAAACATTGGCTATGTTCCACAAGACATCTTGCTATTTAAAGGCACCGTTCGCGAAAATATCGTTCAAAAGGCACCTTATGTCGATGATATGCAAATTATTAAGGCGGCAAAATTAAGTGGTGTAGATGAGTATGTAAATGCCCACCCGCTAGGCTTTGATATGCCGGTTCTTGAGCGTGGCGATGGTATTAGTGGCGGTCAAAGACAAAGCATTGCACTTGCTAGAGCGTTTTTGTTAGATACGTCCATTATGATGCTTGATGAGCCGACAAACTCACTTGATAACACTGTAGAAAATAAGCTAAAAGCAAATTTAAAAACTTATATGGCTGGTAAAACCATGATTCTTGTTACGCACAAGACATCCCTTTTAGATCTTGTCGATAGAATTATGGTTATAGATAATGGTAAAATTTTACTTGATGGTCCTAGAGATGACGTACTAGCCAAACTTAGTGGGAATTGA